In Microplitis mediator isolate UGA2020A chromosome 2, iyMicMedi2.1, whole genome shotgun sequence, a single window of DNA contains:
- the LOC130663548 gene encoding uncharacterized protein LOC130663548, translating to MSRRSNTGRRTLNLYNKNKHIKGRRYTLSADAQAALSNLLEDVIENTLEDAKKMAETAGKSKVSIEEIERALKKLCKSFCSQSSVSNGQFTTGHFYRPHLKRHLGS from the exons ATGTCAAGAAGATCCAACACAGGTCGACGTacactaaatttatataacaaaaataaacatataaaag GTCGCCGCTACACTCTTTCAGCAGACGCGCAGGCTGCATTGTCAAACCTCCTTGAGGACGTTATCGAGAATACTCTAGAGGATGCTAAAAAAATGGCCGAGACGGCTGGCAAGAGCAAAGTGTCTATCGAAGAGATTGAGAGGGCGTTGAAAAAATTGTGCAAAAGTTTCTGCTCGCAAAGCTCCGTCTCGAACGGTCAGTTCACCACCGGACACTTTTATCGGCCTCATCTCAAGAGACACTTGGGCTCCTAA